In Tubulanus polymorphus chromosome 8, tnTubPoly1.2, whole genome shotgun sequence, one genomic interval encodes:
- the LOC141910166 gene encoding uncharacterized protein LOC141910166, which translates to MAERKPEINVDNSKIRIGGNNNKTTISSSFEGISRPAENLVHGTVAQRNPEIHVEHSENVQIGDNVAEKNPRINVDHSEMSVGGSYNETKISSTFGGVGTSENSEHGRKSGPSTVATLL; encoded by the exons ATGGCGGAGAGAAAACCAGAAATAAATGTAGATAATTCCAAAATAAGGATAGGCGGTAACAATAATAAGACGACAATATCGTCAAGTTTCGAAGGCATCAGCAGACCTGCTGAGAATCTAG TACATGGGACCGTGGCGCAGAGAAATCCAGAAATACACGTAgaacattctgaaaatgttcaaatcggTGACAATGTGGCGGAGAAAAATCCACGGATAAATGTAGACCATTCTGAAATGAGTGTAGGCGGTTCCTATAATGAGACGAAAATATCTTCAACTTTCGGAGGCGTCGGCACTTCTGAGAACTCAG AGCATGGTCGCAAATCTGGCCCATCGACTGTTGCTACCTTGCTGTAA